GAGGGTGTTTGCTGCTATTGGTGGCGCATACGGTGCGCTTTGAGGATGTGGAAGTCGTTGAAATCATTTCCGCACGACGTACCGACAAAAAGGAGAGATACCGCTATGAGCATGGTTAGACACGAGCAAGGGAAGCTACCGGCCTTAACGGCCCAACGTCGCGCAGAGCTTGAAGCACTAGCGAAAATGCCGGATGCGAGCATCGACTACAGCGACATTCCGCCGTTGACTGATGCGTTTTGGCAAAACGCCGTGAGCAATCCCTTTTACAAGCCGACCAAGACGCACGCGACTGTGCGGCTGGACTCGGATGTGATGGCTTGGCTGAAATCGCAGGGAAAGGGCTATCAGACGCGGCTAAACGCTATTTTGCGCAAAGCGATGTTGGAAGACATCGACAAGGCGCACGGGTAGACTGCAAGAAAGACGAAAGCCCCACGGCGGGAACCGTAGGGCTTTCAATTTGAGTGACTGGGCGCAGCAACGCCGCAATCGACTAAACCATGGCCGTATTGTATCCGGTGGTGCCCGATTTTCCAAAGGGTAACAGTGCTTCAATTAGAACTTTTTACCGATCGCCTACCTAAACGGCCTTATTGCAAGGACGAGAAGGACGCACCGAACCTGATTCGGTTGTCTCGTCACGCCATCCGCCGCCGCTATATCCAGATCAACCCCCCTAATCTCCGTTTTTGGATGCCGTTTGATATCGACCGCGAAGGCGCAGCGCTGGCTTGGGAAGATGCCGATCTACCGCCACCGAACTGGGCGGCGACCAATCCCGCTAACGGCCACGCCCATGTAGCTTGGGCCTTATCCGCGCCTGTGCTGTCTGGGGATGGCTCACGGGATGCACCGCTACGCTATCTGTGCGGCATCGAGTACGCCTACCGCGAGAAGATGCAGGCAGACCATGGCTTTAATGGACTGATTGTTAAGAATCCCGCCCATGCCCATTGGCGCACGTTATGGGGGCCAGCCGTCACGTATGAGCTGTCTGTATTGGCCGAATACGTGGATTTGCCTAAATTCATCCCGAAGCGGAAACCGGAAGAAATCGGCCTAGGCCGTAACTGCAGTGTGTTTGATTGGCTGCGGCTATGGGCCTATAAAGCCATCCGGCAGCATTGGGCGAAAGAGACACGTAACTTCATAGTGTGGCAGGCCAAGTGCTACGACCGCGCCTTAGAACGCAATGGCGAGCTACTTCATCCGCTGGACTATCGGGAGGTTTGGCATATTGCGGCCAGCGTGGCCCGTTTCTGCTGGAAAGAACTCACGCCCGAAGGGTTTAGCCAGTGGCAGGCAGCACAGGGGCGTAAAGGTGGTAAAGCTTCAGGCATGGCTCGAGCTGCAGCCAATGAAGATAAGCGGGCCAGTGCTCGCTTGATGGCTGCACAGGGAATACCGGTTAAAGATATCGCGGAAGAAATTGGCACATCTTTGGCGTCGGTTTATCGGTGGATTTCGGATTCTCACGAAGCCATATCAGGTAACAGCCCGAAGTAGGTAGATTATGAGCAGCGTTCATACCTACCGACACTTCGCCATATCCGGTAATAGCCCGCCTATGGGGGTTTGGGGTGTGCGTCGCTGGAGGTGTGCGTATGGTTATCATCTTAAGTTCGCGGGCTTTTAGATTTAATTTAGGTGCCAGCCCCAGCGGGGCGGTGATCGGGTCGAGATCAGCGGTTTTTGCTGATCCGAGAGTCGAGCAGGCAGCAGGGGGAGGAGGGTGTTCTGTGATGCCCTTTTGATCTCTCTTTGCTTCCTTTTTGATGCTTGTCTTTTTTCTACGTGATGGGTCGTCACATAGCAAATAGAGCTACGTGTTCATTTTTCTTATATGTCTTTCTGATCTTGTTTATGCAAGGCTAAGGATGCCTATTCCTAGTATTACTATGGGCATTACTATTGAGAGTAGTGATGTTTTCCATGCACTTCCCCATCCATATATTGCTAATACGAAGGCTATTGCATAGCCTCCTAGTGATATTCGGCTTAGTACCGTGTATAGAGATGTTGTAGCCGTTCTGGCTTGTTCACATGCACTGTCACATATGGGTGACGGTGATCCTATGAGGTTTAATACGCTGTACATCATTCCGAAGCACGCTAATACGGATAGGACTAAGGCTATGGTTGGTATGGTTGATCTATCGGGTATCTTCATGGGCTTATTGCACTAGATGTTGGTAGTAATGAGGGATCTTTGGGGGTACGTCGGAAGCTACCGAGTGCTTTACTTAGTTGTTTCAGTTTTTCTTGGTTGTGTGTATGTGCGACGGTATTTCTATTTCCAGCTAGATAGAGCGCGTCAAAGTAATGTGAAATTAGTTCGGCTTGTTGTTCCATATTGAATTGAGATAATGTTTTGTTTACATCTTTTCCGTTCAAGTCATAACGGTAAGCTGGTGCTGCTCCGGCTTTTCCATCATTCGAATAGCCACCACGTATGGCTAAGTCGCTGGCAAAAAATACTACTTTGTAACCTAATTGATATTGCCAGACATGCACGAGTTCATGGATAAACCAAATTTTAAAATGCTCTGCAACCGTTGAGAAATCATCGAAATAGGCTTGTGCTGGGAAGTGAATTTCTCCATTAGGAGTGATGGCGGTGTTTTGTTTGCTTGGTATTCCGAAGAGCCCGCCTTTATGTACTTTGACTTTGCTGTAATTAATTGAATCTTTAAAAATGTGTGTTGCCATTTCAATTTCACCCATGGTTAAAGCTCTAGAAGATTCTGGCACTACGGTGTGCTGAACAACTGAGGTTCCAATTTGGGCTGAATTGGTGCTAATCCCTTGCATAGCTAATACGATAGACAGTGGTTGTGGTGTTGGAGCTTGTCCTCCAAGGGCGCAAAGCTGTTCCGCATGATTGGCGCAACAAAAGAGCTGTTCTGGGAATATCTCTGCACAGGTAATTTCTTGCTCTGTTTCCGTTTCAATCCTTTTGGTTTTACCTGCTGCGTCGGTGGTGCCTGATATGAATGATCCATCCGCTAGTGTTAGCTTATATCGTGTTTCTGCCATTACGTTTCGATCAGGCCAAAAAAAGCGGATTTGCTCGTCAAATTTTGGAGTGACTTGCGTGGTTAATTTTTTTGCTGCTGCTGTTACTCCTCCTCCTGTAGATGCTGCTTCCGCTCCTTCATAAGAACGATCAACCTCTTTCAGGGTAGAAAATAGCACCGCGCCACAGCTGGTTAAATGGCCCTCCAGTGCGACAGGCTTACCGTCTACGAGCCAAGATGGATCACCTTCAATGATGACGCAATTAGTATGGCCATTTTGTGGGCAAGACACTATATCGCCCATACGCGCTACATTTTTTTTGTATAAAATACGGTAGGGCGAACCGCTCAGAACGGTGCCGCCGTGACTGGTTGGGTCACCTATTCGGATTACTTTCTTCATCTATTTTTATCTCGGTTGCCGTATTTAAATCAGACTGGGTTGGTTAGAGTTTTGTTTTTCTTCGTTAGTTTTTTCTGAGAGGGGTTGCATATTAAACAACTCCCTATCATCTGCACGGGTTAGCCATTCATCCAAGCGTCTACCTAGGGCATGCTTCCATTTTGCGCCCTCTTCCCCTTCCTGCGCCATAAGATGAAGCATTAATGAACCAGCTAGGATTTTCTTTCTCGTTTCCTTGGCGCGTTCTATTTTTGCGAGAGCGGCCCGTTTCTGTGCCTCTTGTTTGTTCTTTAGTGCTTTAGCCTGTTTCAGCCTTAGCTCTAATTCCTCAATTCGC
This portion of the Iodobacter fluviatilis genome encodes:
- a CDS encoding replication initiation protein, coding for MLQLELFTDRLPKRPYCKDEKDAPNLIRLSRHAIRRRYIQINPPNLRFWMPFDIDREGAALAWEDADLPPPNWAATNPANGHAHVAWALSAPVLSGDGSRDAPLRYLCGIEYAYREKMQADHGFNGLIVKNPAHAHWRTLWGPAVTYELSVLAEYVDLPKFIPKRKPEEIGLGRNCSVFDWLRLWAYKAIRQHWAKETRNFIVWQAKCYDRALERNGELLHPLDYREVWHIAASVARFCWKELTPEGFSQWQAAQGRKGGKASGMARAAANEDKRASARLMAAQGIPVKDIAEEIGTSLASVYRWISDSHEAISGNSPK
- a CDS encoding PAAR domain-containing protein; translated protein: MKKVIRIGDPTSHGGTVLSGSPYRILYKKNVARMGDIVSCPQNGHTNCVIIEGDPSWLVDGKPVALEGHLTSCGAVLFSTLKEVDRSYEGAEAASTGGGVTAAAKKLTTQVTPKFDEQIRFFWPDRNVMAETRYKLTLADGSFISGTTDAAGKTKRIETETEQEITCAEIFPEQLFCCANHAEQLCALGGQAPTPQPLSIVLAMQGISTNSAQIGTSVVQHTVVPESSRALTMGEIEMATHIFKDSINYSKVKVHKGGLFGIPSKQNTAITPNGEIHFPAQAYFDDFSTVAEHFKIWFIHELVHVWQYQLGYKVVFFASDLAIRGGYSNDGKAGAAPAYRYDLNGKDVNKTLSQFNMEQQAELISHYFDALYLAGNRNTVAHTHNQEKLKQLSKALGSFRRTPKDPSLLPTSSAISP
- a CDS encoding mobilization protein; its protein translation is MSGIDKRIEELELRLKQAKALKNKQEAQKRAALAKIERAKETRKKILAGSLMLHLMAQEGEEGAKWKHALGRRLDEWLTRADDRELFNMQPLSEKTNEEKQNSNQPSLI
- a CDS encoding BrnA antitoxin family protein; translated protein: MSMVRHEQGKLPALTAQRRAELEALAKMPDASIDYSDIPPLTDAFWQNAVSNPFYKPTKTHATVRLDSDVMAWLKSQGKGYQTRLNAILRKAMLEDIDKAHG